The following are encoded together in the Dyella terrae genome:
- a CDS encoding flagellar basal body P-ring protein FlgI, translated as MNIRHLFTHATLIRAGERAAAALRTTAIVLCACFSVNQPVHADKIRDLVQVAGVRSNQLIGYGLVVGLDGSGDQTTQAPFTTQSLENMLVQFGITVPANVRPQLKNAAAVTVTAQLPPFAKPGQVIDVTVASIGNAKSIRGGELLMTPMRGADGNVYAMAQGSVVVGGITASGKSGSSVQVNISASGRIPNGASVERAVASSFSNGGDLVLNLNTADFTTATRIAEAVNRTYGAGTASAMDGGSVNVRGPLDPSQRVAWLGAIQAIEVTPGDAPARVVVNSRTGTVVIGADVRVTPAAVAHGSIQVTISENPQVSQPNPFSKGGQTVVVPQSDVQVSEDGAHMFKFGPGTNLDTIVRAVNQVGASPTDLISILQALKQAGALHAELVVI; from the coding sequence ATGAACATCCGTCACCTTTTTACGCATGCCACGCTCATTCGCGCTGGCGAGCGCGCGGCAGCAGCGTTGCGCACCACTGCCATCGTGCTGTGCGCGTGCTTCTCGGTAAATCAGCCCGTGCACGCCGACAAAATTCGCGACCTGGTGCAGGTGGCGGGCGTGCGCAGCAACCAATTGATTGGCTACGGCTTGGTGGTGGGTTTGGACGGCAGCGGTGACCAGACCACGCAGGCACCGTTCACTACGCAGAGTTTGGAAAACATGCTGGTGCAGTTCGGTATTACTGTGCCGGCCAACGTACGTCCGCAGCTAAAGAACGCGGCGGCCGTGACGGTGACGGCACAATTGCCGCCATTCGCCAAACCGGGTCAGGTCATCGACGTGACCGTGGCGTCCATCGGTAACGCCAAGAGCATTCGCGGCGGTGAGCTGCTGATGACGCCGATGCGCGGCGCTGACGGCAACGTCTACGCCATGGCGCAGGGCAGTGTAGTGGTGGGTGGTATCACCGCGTCGGGCAAGAGTGGCTCCAGCGTGCAGGTGAACATTTCCGCGAGCGGCCGTATTCCCAACGGCGCGTCGGTCGAGCGTGCCGTTGCTTCCTCGTTCTCCAACGGCGGCGACCTCGTACTCAACCTCAATACAGCCGACTTCACCACGGCGACGCGCATCGCTGAGGCGGTGAACCGTACGTACGGCGCCGGTACCGCCAGCGCGATGGATGGTGGCTCGGTGAACGTGCGCGGCCCGCTGGATCCCAGCCAACGTGTGGCATGGCTCGGCGCGATCCAGGCGATCGAAGTCACCCCCGGTGATGCACCGGCGCGCGTAGTGGTCAATTCGCGCACCGGCACGGTGGTGATTGGCGCGGATGTGCGAGTGACGCCGGCCGCGGTGGCGCACGGTTCCATCCAGGTGACTATTTCCGAGAATCCGCAGGTCTCCCAGCCCAATCCCTTCAGCAAGGGCGGCCAGACCGTGGTGGTGCCGCAGAGCGACGTGCAGGTCAGCGAAGACGGCGCCCACATGTTCAAGTTCGGCCCGGGCACCAACCTGGACACCATCGTGCGTGCGGTGAACCAGGTGGGCGCGTCGCCGACGGATCTCATCTCTATCCTGCAGGCGCTCAAGCAGGCGGGTGCGCTCCATGCGGAGCTGGTGGTGATCTGA
- the flgB gene encoding flagellar basal body rod protein FlgB, whose amino-acid sequence MSSINDNLFGLHTQALDTWQKRSEVLSSNLANADTPGYLARDVDFKKALASASGTSNTLAMTITQPGQIDPQAQSAQQLAYRMPTQPSMDGNTVDTQVEQANFAANGVHYQASLSFITAQIHMLRTAITGGQG is encoded by the coding sequence ATGAGTTCCATCAACGACAACCTGTTCGGTTTGCACACGCAGGCGCTCGATACGTGGCAGAAGCGCAGCGAAGTGTTGTCCAGCAATCTGGCTAATGCCGACACGCCCGGCTATCTCGCGCGCGATGTCGACTTCAAGAAGGCGCTGGCCAGTGCGAGTGGCACTAGCAACACGCTGGCGATGACCATCACGCAGCCGGGACAGATTGATCCGCAGGCGCAATCCGCGCAGCAACTCGCTTACCGCATGCCCACGCAGCCGTCGATGGATGGCAATACGGTGGATACGCAGGTCGAGCAGGCCAACTTCGCCGCCAACGGCGTGCATTACCAGGCCAGCCTTTCCTTCATCACGGCGCAGATCCACATGCTGCGCACGGCCATCACCGGAGGCCAGGGCTGA
- the flgJ gene encoding flagellar assembly peptidoglycan hydrolase FlgJ — translation MSTLPGDAANSLNTWTNLSGFAALRQTAQSDAKAALPAVAKQFESIFTQMMLKSMRDASSGDGLFDSDAGNQWRDMFDQQLSVQLSQGGNGIGIAQMLMKQLGGALGGSSDGSATGSTGTANGSDSWQQRLNSVASAARNTGEKVLKLLPKDATDFVKQLAPYAQQAAEKLGVSVRAVLAQAALETQWGKHLPTHSNGNTSNNLFGMKAGSSWGGDKVSVPTLEFEDGVAVQKRAQFRSYDNPGQSFDDYAQLLANNPRYAKALNHGEDVVGFAKGLVNGGYATDPSYAQKIIAIANSPQMRQALDAIGQGDLKNVAAPPNSSE, via the coding sequence ATGAGCACGCTCCCGGGAGATGCCGCCAATAGCCTCAATACCTGGACGAATCTGTCCGGGTTCGCCGCGCTGCGCCAGACGGCGCAAAGCGACGCGAAGGCGGCACTGCCAGCGGTAGCCAAGCAGTTCGAGTCGATCTTCACGCAGATGATGCTGAAGTCGATGCGCGACGCCAGCAGTGGCGATGGCCTGTTCGACAGCGATGCCGGCAATCAATGGCGCGACATGTTCGATCAGCAGCTGTCCGTGCAGCTCTCGCAGGGCGGCAACGGCATCGGTATTGCGCAGATGTTGATGAAGCAGTTGGGCGGCGCGCTCGGCGGCTCGTCCGACGGCAGTGCCACCGGTAGTACTGGTACGGCCAACGGCAGCGACAGCTGGCAGCAGCGCCTGAACTCAGTGGCTAGCGCGGCACGCAACACCGGCGAGAAGGTACTCAAGCTGCTGCCTAAGGACGCCACGGATTTCGTCAAACAGCTGGCGCCGTATGCCCAGCAGGCCGCCGAGAAGCTCGGCGTGTCGGTGCGCGCCGTGCTGGCGCAGGCCGCGCTGGAGACGCAGTGGGGTAAGCACCTGCCCACGCACTCCAACGGCAATACCAGCAACAACCTGTTCGGCATGAAAGCCGGCAGCAGTTGGGGCGGCGACAAGGTCAGCGTGCCAACGCTGGAATTTGAGGACGGCGTGGCGGTGCAGAAGCGCGCCCAGTTCCGTTCGTACGACAACCCGGGCCAGTCGTTCGACGACTACGCCCAACTGCTTGCCAACAACCCGCGTTACGCCAAGGCGCTCAACCATGGCGAGGACGTGGTCGGTTTCGCCAAGGGGCTGGTCAATGGCGGTTACGCCACCGATCCGTCCTATGCGCAAAAAATTATTGCGATCGCCAACAGCCCGCAGATGCGTCAAGCACTCGACGCCATCGGGCAGGGCGACCTCAAGAATGTGGCCGCCCCGCCGAACTCCTCCGAGTGA
- the flgF gene encoding flagellar basal-body rod protein FlgF, translating to MDRSVYVAMTGATQIMRAQEAVSHNLANASTVGFKSQLSAFQSVPVLGDGQPARINAVAQGIGQSSGQGSPINTGRALDISVRGDGFIAVQSPDGSEAYTRAGDLQLTADGGLTDSKGNPVMGGSGPITIPPATDISVGSDGTISTVPQGQGPNSVSQIDRIKLVNPDVTQMTQGSDGLMHMGDGSTAAIDDTVTINSGELEGSNVNPSSELVKMIALSRQYDMQVKSIKTSEDNADSSLKLLQAS from the coding sequence ATGGACCGTTCCGTCTACGTAGCGATGACCGGGGCGACGCAGATCATGCGCGCCCAGGAGGCAGTGAGCCACAACCTGGCCAACGCCTCCACGGTCGGTTTCAAGAGCCAGCTCTCCGCGTTCCAGAGCGTGCCGGTGCTGGGCGATGGTCAGCCGGCGCGCATCAACGCGGTGGCGCAGGGCATCGGCCAGAGCAGTGGGCAGGGGTCGCCGATCAATACCGGTCGGGCCCTCGACATCTCGGTGCGCGGCGACGGCTTCATCGCAGTGCAGTCGCCGGACGGTTCAGAGGCATACACCCGCGCGGGTGATCTGCAGCTCACCGCGGATGGTGGGCTGACAGACTCGAAAGGCAATCCGGTGATGGGTGGTTCAGGGCCCATCACCATTCCACCAGCCACAGACATCAGCGTCGGCTCTGACGGCACCATTTCCACGGTACCGCAGGGGCAGGGCCCCAATTCCGTATCGCAGATCGACCGCATCAAGCTGGTCAATCCGGACGTGACGCAGATGACGCAGGGCTCGGATGGCCTGATGCACATGGGCGATGGCAGCACCGCTGCCATCGACGACACGGTCACCATCAACTCAGGCGAACTGGAAGGCAGCAACGTCAATCCGTCGTCCGAGCTGGTGAAGATGATCGCGCTTTCGCGCCAGTACGACATGCAGGTGAAGTCCATCAAAACCTCCGAGGACAACGCCGATTCAAGCCTCAAGCTGTTACAGGCGAGCTAA
- the flgC gene encoding flagellar basal body rod protein FlgC, giving the protein MSMFKIFDVAGSGMAAQSLRLNTVASNLANADSVSSTPEGAYRAKEPLFSAVQKAVGGAKNSQADSAVGVQVQGVTESQADVQTRYEPGNPMADANGYVYGSNVNPIDELVNMITASRSYQNNVEAMNTTKQLMIKTLDLGK; this is encoded by the coding sequence ATGTCCATGTTCAAGATTTTTGATGTCGCGGGTTCGGGCATGGCAGCGCAGTCGCTGCGCCTGAACACCGTGGCCAGCAACCTCGCCAACGCCGACAGCGTGTCGAGCACGCCGGAAGGTGCGTACCGCGCGAAGGAACCGCTGTTCTCTGCTGTGCAGAAAGCGGTGGGTGGCGCAAAGAACTCGCAGGCCGACAGCGCTGTTGGCGTGCAGGTGCAGGGCGTGACCGAAAGCCAGGCCGATGTGCAGACGCGCTACGAGCCGGGTAATCCCATGGCCGATGCCAACGGCTACGTCTACGGCAGCAACGTCAATCCCATTGATGAGCTAGTGAACATGATCACCGCGTCGCGTTCTTACCAGAACAACGTCGAAGCGATGAACACCACCAAGCAATTGATGATCAAGACCCTCGACCTCGGCAAGTGA
- a CDS encoding flagellar hook assembly protein FlgD, translating to MSTIPSTTNNTSSNSSSSGSTSSANSALSSTMTQADFLKLMTAQLQAQDPTNPVDNSQFVSQMAQFSQLSATQQLDTDLQSLATNVNTAMQTSQVLSSSNLVNREVLVPGSSAAFDGTDAVKGAVNVTSATTVNVKIVDGSGNVVRNIPLGAQNTGLAQFSWDGKDDNGNAIAAGTYTIQAGSGSTSLDTYVAGTVTAVGYGGSSLGTYLQVSGVGGVPLSQVAQIL from the coding sequence GTGTCTACGATACCCAGCACTACCAACAACACGTCCAGCAACAGTTCGAGTTCGGGCAGCACGTCGAGTGCGAACTCGGCGCTGTCGAGCACAATGACGCAGGCCGATTTCCTCAAGCTGATGACGGCCCAGTTGCAGGCGCAGGATCCGACCAACCCGGTCGACAACTCGCAGTTCGTTTCGCAGATGGCGCAGTTCAGCCAGTTGTCGGCGACGCAGCAGTTGGATACCGACCTGCAGTCGCTTGCCACCAACGTCAACACGGCTATGCAGACCTCGCAGGTGCTCAGCTCGTCGAACCTGGTGAATCGCGAGGTGCTCGTGCCGGGCAGCTCGGCCGCATTCGACGGTACCGATGCGGTGAAGGGTGCGGTGAACGTCACCAGCGCAACGACCGTCAACGTGAAGATCGTCGATGGCAGCGGCAACGTGGTGCGCAATATTCCGTTGGGCGCGCAGAACACTGGCCTTGCGCAGTTCAGTTGGGATGGCAAGGACGATAACGGTAATGCCATCGCCGCAGGCACGTACACCATCCAGGCCGGCAGTGGCAGCACCTCGCTGGACACCTACGTCGCCGGCACGGTGACGGCTGTGGGCTACGGCGGCAGTTCGCTGGGTACGTACCTGCAGGTATCGGGCGTGGGCGGCGTGCCGCTCAGCCAGGTGGCACAGATTCTCTGA
- the flgG gene encoding flagellar basal-body rod protein FlgG gives MFSSLWIAKTGLDAQQTRMDVISNNLANANTTAFKSSRASFQDLMYQNKGQPGGQTTEQTVSPSGLMLGTGVKVVANEKLFTEGSITQTGNSLDVAIQGRGFLQVSMPDGTVAYTRDGSLHTDPNGQLVTADGNPLEPAITVPPNVQSLTIGSDGTVSATTTASATPQTLGTLQLADFINPAGLQPMGQNLYVESVASGAPQTGQPALNGMGSLLQGSLESSNVNVVAEMVNMIETQRTYEMNSKAISSTDQMLQDLTDKM, from the coding sequence ATGTTTTCTTCCCTCTGGATTGCCAAGACCGGCCTTGACGCGCAGCAGACGCGTATGGACGTGATCTCCAACAACCTGGCCAACGCCAACACCACCGCGTTCAAGAGTTCGCGTGCGTCGTTCCAGGATCTGATGTACCAGAACAAGGGTCAGCCTGGCGGACAGACCACCGAACAGACCGTATCGCCGTCGGGCTTGATGCTCGGCACCGGTGTGAAAGTGGTAGCCAACGAAAAGCTGTTCACCGAAGGCAGCATCACGCAGACCGGCAACTCGCTGGACGTGGCCATCCAGGGTCGCGGCTTCCTGCAGGTGAGCATGCCCGACGGCACCGTGGCTTATACGCGCGATGGTTCGCTGCATACCGATCCCAACGGTCAGTTGGTCACGGCAGATGGCAACCCGCTGGAGCCGGCCATCACCGTGCCGCCGAATGTGCAGAGCCTGACCATCGGTTCCGATGGCACCGTGTCGGCGACCACCACCGCTTCGGCTACGCCGCAGACGCTGGGCACGTTGCAGCTCGCGGATTTCATCAACCCCGCCGGCCTGCAGCCGATGGGCCAGAACCTGTACGTGGAATCCGTGGCCAGCGGCGCGCCGCAGACCGGCCAGCCGGCACTCAACGGCATGGGTTCGCTGCTGCAGGGTTCGCTCGAATCCTCCAACGTCAACGTGGTGGCCGAGATGGTCAACATGATCGAGACGCAGCGCACCTACGAAATGAATTCCAAGGCGATCAGCAGCACCGATCAGATGCTGCAAGACCTGACCGACAAGATGTGA
- the flgE gene encoding flagellar hook protein FlgE — MALNTALSGINAAQSDLNVIANNIANANTTGFKGSRAEFADVFAVTGLNLNSTAVGSGVRLQDVAQQFNQGDIQTTNNSLDLAISGNGFFVVNNGSGVQYTRAGDFQKDPSGYVTTPDGSRLQMYAANGAGGFDTSTLKDFNWVTAQSNATATSAITMTSNLPASATVPTNAFSTTDSTSYNAASPVTVYDSQGGSHQATIYYVKSGTNTWNANLYVDGQNAGTQPMTFDSTGKLATPTNGTLAFNTVNLGNGSSPMTLSLNVNNTTQYGTDYSAGTIQQNGFEAGTLSSIDINSKGVITAYYSNNQSTQIGQVAIANFANVQGLRQMGNTTWAASTDSGPAVMGTASVGQFGAIQSGALESSNTADTTAQLVDMIQAQRDYQANAQVLSTDNTLASALFNAVSR, encoded by the coding sequence ATGGCACTTAATACGGCGCTCAGCGGCATCAACGCTGCCCAGTCCGATCTCAACGTCATCGCCAACAACATCGCCAATGCCAACACCACCGGCTTCAAGGGTTCGCGCGCGGAGTTCGCAGATGTCTTCGCGGTGACTGGCCTGAACCTCAACTCCACCGCGGTGGGCAGCGGCGTGCGTCTGCAGGACGTGGCCCAGCAGTTCAATCAAGGCGATATCCAGACCACCAACAACAGCCTTGACCTCGCCATCAGCGGCAACGGCTTCTTTGTGGTGAACAACGGCAGCGGTGTGCAGTACACGCGTGCCGGTGATTTCCAGAAAGACCCGAGCGGCTACGTCACCACGCCGGACGGTTCGCGCCTGCAGATGTACGCGGCCAATGGCGCGGGTGGTTTTGATACCAGTACGCTGAAGGACTTCAATTGGGTGACGGCGCAGAGCAACGCTACGGCGACCTCGGCCATCACCATGACGTCTAACTTGCCGGCCAGCGCCACCGTGCCGACCAACGCGTTCAGCACGACGGATTCCACCAGCTACAACGCCGCTTCGCCGGTGACCGTGTATGACTCGCAGGGTGGTTCGCACCAGGCGACGATTTACTACGTGAAGTCCGGCACCAACACCTGGAACGCCAATCTGTACGTGGACGGCCAGAACGCCGGCACGCAGCCGATGACCTTTGATTCCACCGGCAAGCTGGCTACGCCGACCAACGGCACGCTGGCCTTCAACACGGTGAATCTGGGCAACGGTTCGTCGCCGATGACGCTGTCGCTCAACGTGAACAACACCACGCAGTACGGGACGGACTATTCGGCCGGCACCATCCAGCAGAATGGTTTCGAAGCAGGCACGTTGTCGAGCATCGACATCAATAGCAAGGGCGTCATCACGGCGTACTACTCGAACAACCAGAGCACGCAGATCGGTCAGGTGGCGATTGCCAACTTTGCCAACGTGCAGGGCCTGCGCCAGATGGGTAATACCACGTGGGCAGCCAGCACCGATTCCGGTCCGGCCGTGATGGGTACGGCGAGCGTGGGGCAGTTCGGCGCGATCCAGTCGGGTGCGCTGGAAAGCTCCAACACGGCCGATACCACGGCGCAGTTGGTGGACATGATCCAGGCGCAGCGTGACTACCAGGCCAATGCGCAGGTGCTGTCGACCGACAACACGCTCGCATCCGCGCTGTTCAACGCTGTCTCGCGCTGA
- the flgK gene encoding flagellar hook-associated protein FlgK: MSNLLSIGASGLNAAQVALTTVGNNISNVNTTGYSRQTVLQTEAITTGGGNYTTGSGVNVQAVQRAYSDFLTSALWTANSSMQGATTTNSLATTLNGALSASGNLQGALDTFYGAFSTVANTPGVASSRQSLLGNAGQMVSVFNTLGQQFAAQQSQVNAQIKTTVNSINNVSSNLADVNAKIHAAGNNVPNDLLDQRDNLVQTLSGYLGVSAFTQTDGTISVYASSGQALVSGNQSYALQTGNNQYDASRTEVLDSTGTVVSSKLSGGTLGALLNYRSNVLDGVQNQLGQAAVALSTSVNTQQSKGLDLNGKQGGAMFSVPSPAVLPSNLNKGTGSVSASISNASQLTGSDYVLSYNGSAWSMATTSGQNVAMTANPDGTYSAAGMTLSLSGAAQAGDTFQIQPTRQASTGLTLTMTDPSGIAAAAALNAKAATTNTGTGSIGSVTVTDPTNAALLNGATVSFPTGTSYQVTDSSGNVLSSGSYAPGQTISANGWSVTPSGTPGANDKFTVGANTNGLNDTSNALALAGLANAKVLNGGTQSIIDAYGTLTTSIGTVGSQATTNLTTQTSLYNQAMSAQQSVSGVNLDEEAANMVKYQQAYQASAQVISTAQSIFSSLISAIQA, encoded by the coding sequence ATGTCCAATCTTCTTAGCATCGGTGCCTCCGGGCTCAACGCCGCACAGGTGGCCTTGACCACCGTGGGCAACAATATCTCCAACGTCAACACGACGGGCTACAGCCGCCAGACGGTGCTGCAGACGGAGGCCATCACCACGGGCGGCGGGAACTACACCACGGGTAGCGGCGTGAACGTGCAAGCGGTGCAGCGCGCCTATAGCGACTTCCTGACCTCGGCGCTGTGGACTGCCAACTCCAGCATGCAGGGCGCGACCACCACCAATAGCCTGGCGACGACGCTCAACGGCGCGTTGAGTGCCAGCGGCAACCTGCAGGGTGCGCTGGACACGTTCTACGGCGCCTTCAGCACGGTGGCCAATACGCCGGGCGTGGCGTCCAGCCGCCAGTCGTTGCTGGGCAATGCGGGCCAGATGGTCAGCGTGTTCAACACGCTGGGCCAGCAGTTCGCTGCGCAGCAGAGCCAGGTGAACGCGCAGATCAAGACCACCGTCAACAGCATCAACAACGTGTCGAGCAACCTGGCGGACGTCAACGCCAAGATCCATGCGGCAGGCAATAACGTGCCCAACGATCTGCTCGACCAGCGCGACAATTTGGTGCAGACACTGTCCGGCTACCTTGGCGTATCTGCCTTTACGCAGACCGACGGCACCATCAGCGTGTACGCCTCCAGCGGTCAGGCACTGGTGAGCGGTAATCAGTCGTACGCCTTGCAGACCGGCAATAATCAGTACGACGCATCGCGCACCGAAGTGCTCGATAGCACCGGGACCGTGGTCAGCAGCAAGCTGAGCGGCGGCACGCTGGGCGCGTTGCTGAACTACCGCAGCAATGTGCTGGATGGCGTGCAGAACCAGTTGGGCCAGGCCGCTGTGGCGCTTTCTACTAGCGTCAACACGCAGCAATCGAAGGGTCTGGATCTCAACGGCAAGCAGGGTGGCGCGATGTTCAGCGTGCCGTCGCCTGCGGTGTTGCCGAGCAATCTCAACAAGGGCACGGGGAGCGTATCCGCGAGCATCAGCAACGCATCGCAGCTCACCGGCTCGGATTACGTGCTGAGCTACAACGGCAGCGCGTGGAGCATGGCGACCACAAGCGGACAGAACGTGGCGATGACGGCGAATCCGGACGGCACCTATTCCGCCGCTGGCATGACGCTCTCCCTCTCGGGCGCCGCTCAGGCGGGCGATACCTTCCAGATTCAACCGACACGCCAGGCCTCGACGGGCCTGACGCTGACCATGACCGATCCCAGTGGCATCGCTGCCGCCGCCGCGCTGAACGCCAAGGCGGCGACCACCAATACCGGCACCGGCAGTATCGGCTCGGTGACGGTGACTGACCCCACCAACGCGGCGCTGCTCAACGGCGCTACCGTCAGCTTTCCAACGGGCACCAGCTATCAGGTGACCGACAGCTCGGGCAATGTGCTGTCCAGCGGCAGCTATGCGCCGGGGCAGACCATCAGCGCGAACGGCTGGAGCGTAACGCCTTCCGGTACGCCGGGCGCCAACGACAAGTTCACCGTCGGTGCGAACACCAATGGCCTCAACGACACCAGCAACGCGCTTGCGCTCGCTGGCTTGGCGAACGCCAAGGTGTTGAACGGCGGCACGCAGTCGATCATCGATGCCTACGGCACGCTCACCACCTCCATTGGTACGGTGGGCAGTCAGGCGACGACCAACCTCACTACGCAGACCAGCCTCTACAACCAGGCCATGTCGGCGCAGCAGAGCGTGTCCGGCGTGAACCTCGATGAGGAGGCTGCCAACATGGTCAAGTACCAGCAGGCTTACCAGGCCTCCGCGCAGGTGATCTCCACCGCGCAAAGCATCTTCAGCAGCCTGATCTCGGCGATCCAGGCTTAA
- the flgL gene encoding flagellar hook-associated protein FlgL, giving the protein MRLSTSWMYQQSLNTMISQQSALAATQNQVSTGNRINVASDDPSGAGQVVSLNHVIAANTQYSSTIDSATTRLNTEASTLSSVNSVLDNARTLALQAVNGTLSASDRQSVASQLSQIHDQLVQLANTTDSNGNALFAGTSTTKTPFQAGVNGAVTYGGNDGQQLSAVGSGMQVATSDPGSGLFMNIPNGNGSFEASAGGANTGTLIVGTNSVTDQSAWNSTKAASGGGYTITFGTGGTWTATNANGSAVLDSSGNPVGGTYTDGGSISFNGMNIAMSGTPAAGDTVSVSTGGQQDIFSTLNNMISALQSGSSDTQLTNVMSRQIESIDQAQSAISSVQVSIGGRLNTLQQQQGAYQDLNVTYQSALSDVQGADAYTAISNLSLQQTALQASQQMFAQVKSMSLFNYLK; this is encoded by the coding sequence ATGCGTCTCTCAACCAGTTGGATGTACCAGCAGTCGCTCAACACCATGATCAGCCAGCAGAGCGCGCTGGCGGCGACCCAGAATCAGGTGTCCACGGGCAATCGCATCAACGTGGCATCCGACGATCCGTCGGGCGCTGGCCAGGTGGTCAGCCTTAATCACGTTATCGCGGCGAATACGCAGTATTCGAGCACCATCGATTCGGCGACCACGCGCCTCAATACCGAGGCGAGCACGCTGAGCTCGGTGAACAGCGTGCTCGACAACGCGCGTACGCTGGCCTTGCAGGCAGTGAACGGCACGCTGTCGGCCTCTGACCGCCAGAGCGTCGCCAGCCAGCTCAGCCAGATCCACGACCAGCTCGTGCAGTTGGCCAATACCACCGACAGCAACGGCAATGCGCTGTTCGCCGGCACCAGCACGACGAAGACGCCGTTTCAGGCGGGCGTCAATGGTGCGGTGACCTACGGCGGCAACGATGGCCAGCAACTTTCGGCGGTGGGTTCGGGCATGCAGGTGGCGACTAGCGATCCGGGCTCGGGGCTGTTCATGAACATTCCCAACGGCAACGGCTCGTTCGAAGCCAGCGCGGGTGGCGCCAACACCGGCACGCTGATCGTGGGCACCAATAGCGTCACCGATCAGTCGGCATGGAACAGCACCAAAGCCGCCAGTGGCGGTGGTTACACCATCACCTTCGGCACGGGCGGTACGTGGACGGCGACCAATGCCAACGGCAGCGCCGTGCTCGATAGCAGCGGCAACCCGGTGGGCGGCACCTATACGGATGGTGGCTCGATCAGCTTCAACGGCATGAACATCGCCATGAGCGGTACGCCCGCAGCGGGCGACACGGTGTCGGTGAGCACGGGCGGGCAGCAGGACATCTTCAGCACACTCAACAACATGATCAGCGCGCTGCAGAGCGGTTCGAGCGATACGCAGCTCACCAACGTGATGAGCCGGCAGATCGAATCCATCGACCAGGCACAGTCGGCGATCAGTTCGGTGCAGGTGTCCATCGGCGGCCGCTTGAACACGCTGCAACAGCAGCAGGGCGCGTACCAGGATCTCAACGTCACCTACCAGTCTGCCCTGTCGGACGTGCAGGGTGCGGATGCGTACACCGCGATCAGCAATCTGTCGCTGCAGCAGACGGCGTTGCAGGCGTCGCAGCAGATGTTTGCGCAGGTGAAATCGATGAGCCTGTTCAACTATCTGAAGTAA